The following DNA comes from Silurus meridionalis isolate SWU-2019-XX chromosome 14, ASM1480568v1, whole genome shotgun sequence.
TCACTCCACGGAACCGCAGATCCTCGCGAGCTCTATGAAGATTGCGCACGTCCATGACTAGGTCCTGCAGCCACAAACATGCTCGTTTGCCCACTGTAGTCAACTGAGCTGGCCTGACAtagaaatagacaaaaaaaaggaagatttaatacaaaaatctaGTAAATTAATAAGCATGTAAATATTAGTAAGGGTTAGGAGAAACACTCACTGGTAGTGGGTGAAGCCCAGAGTTGGCAAGTCAGCATATTGTTCTGCAAATTTAGCTAATCTATCAATAACACAAGCCAACTGGAGAaagacagagcaaaaaaaagttacagAAGGGCCCAGGCGATATAACAGTATATCATGTatgataaattattataaatgataaatacaaaaaaatatgtaaaatgtaaatgatgctGTTTTTATGCAGTGCTACTGCTTGAGGGCAATATTGGTGTGCTATAGAAGTTAAaaggtaaacaaataaaaaccctTCAGGTcatgttaaagaaataaataacctTAGGTAATTGTTACAGCTCTGCTACATCAAGCAGCATCATACAACCTGGTTGTTGATTTCTTCATTGCTATTATCTAACAGTAAGGCCAATCATGTTTCATTACTAAACAGCGCTACACACCTTGGGCATTAGGATGTCGAATCCATCACGAAGCATGATCAGGTCCTAGCAAGAGAAAAGTTCCCCTTTGAATTAATTCCATCAGAGCACCGTTTCTGTATTAATGTCTTCTAAAATGTGCCAGTCTTGGGCACTTATGTTAGTACACTCCAATTTTATCCAGTAAAATCTCCTTATTATTTCTCTCTCCACAGCAGCATGTGTGAGCCTCTTCTTACTGTGTTGTCTCCCACGTAACAGGAGGTAGCACCCAGGTGGATAATGGGAGCTGCAGTGGGGCAACAGTGGGCAAAGGTGTGGACATGGGCCATGACATCATGCCGAAGCTTGCGCTCCTCTATAGCTGCCATGGCAAAGTCGATTTTCTCTATGTGAGCCTCCATCTCACTGATCTGAGCATCAGTGATAGGCAGCCCCAGCTCCTGGAGTGAAAAAGACAGATAAATACAGTCACATCATAGTGAAACAGTaaccattatatttattttacattaatgcCACACCTGTTAATTAATAGTTcattgaatattatatataaatatatataaaatatgcctCTATATGGTCAcaactattgtgtgtgtgtgtctcaaaaGGACAGGAAAAATGTACAGGAACACTCATTGACATTTGCACATTGCATATGTAGTCATTTTAAACTGCAcatatgctatatatatatatatatatatatatatatatatatatatatatatatatacatatatatatatatatatatatatatatatacacacatatatatatatatatatatatatatatatatatatatatatatatatatatatatatatatatatgtgtgtgtgtatatgtatgtgtatgtatgtatatgtatgtatatatatatatatatatatatatatatatatatatatatatatatatatatatatatatatatatatcttattcCATGTGCATATAACCCCCGTTAAATTATACAGTGCCTGACCAAAGTTTGAAACACCTAATCCTTAATCGTTTTTAAGTGACATATGAATGTTTCTttagtttatatgcaacaaactaggtatgattttttcaattaaaaaacgtaaaattattttttattatatgaaaaatgatatgaaaatttactttgaccaaacaaatatataagtCTACAgatgtttaaactttttttttttaatccttacaCAATCTTGAAAGTTAATTTATCCAAATATTCAGCAGAAAGgttttgccatgcctcttgaaaacttgccaaaggtgttctgtgCTAGTTGAATATTTCTttttgaccttgtgatccagttcatcctaaagcagttcaataggatttaagtCCAATGATTgagcaggccattccatgatagataacacacTAGCTGACTGTTTAATTTCTGCTAAATGCTTACAGATCTTGGATGTGTGAAATCAGGTGATTGTCCTGTTGTATGTTGAACTaattttaactacatttattgCTGTAGTGTGTTGggataaaaaatgattttggaGTCAAAGGGTATTTAATCACACCCATATCACCAATGTTTCATCAGTCATGTGTATTTCATGTGAATTAAATGTCAAGAGCCAAAATGTCCAAAGAGACTAAAGTTGTGTGGTGACCTTTGATATGGCCTCTCTTTCCATATAtgggaaaagaaggaaaaagaaaaaaaaaataaaatgccatgGCCACagatcaataaatacattaccatttttttttttactctgtgaGCAAACATTTAGTCTGTTGAACTTAATAAACTGACTCTCACCTACATAAAATCTtgactttgtaaaaaaaagtcagctGCAGCCCAATTTgggaaaacatttgaaaaataagtagcagcttcatgtctctcattagaggtcactgacATGACAAGCATATTGTTGCATTGCTTAGAGCTTGAATTGCTATATTAGGCATAGAAATTCTGCTAATCAGACTATAAATTGGATTGTTAGTATTATAATTGCAAAACAAGTTATATTAAActagaacattttaaaaataaaatggcattAGTTAAGCAGATTCAAGAGCAATGTTTTCTATTATTCTATGTATAAATTAGGGCTgccaattgattaaaatatttggcatgatatttatatattggcaagatataaatatttttatttcacatgaTTGTGATtagttaacttgtgattaatcgcatcgTAATCACACATTATTATCTGTAccaaatgtaccttaaattatacttttcaagtttttattactctaatcaacatgggcatggacaaatatgaatgatttatgcaaatgtatgtttattattagtgaaaccaaactcaacatagagcatgaagacaaaaaataatgtaaatatttgtaagtaattatggtgttttaaattacataaatcatcaggacaccaaacggaacttttgctatgttagaatagcctttatttgtcacatataaattacagcacagtgaaattttgctCTTTGCacatcccagcttgctcagaaactggagtcagagcgcagggtcagccatgatacggcgcacCTGGAGcacggagggttaagggccttgctcaagggcccaagagtggcagcttagcgataccggggcttgaaccccgaccttccgatcagtaacccggcaccttaaccactggagctaccactctcacggatgttttttatgtttccacacggattgTTTTATTTGCCGGATATGTGCATCATGCCGGATTTTGGttcttgatttgagacttggcgcatcggtaacaaatgtttaatcattatacattttttgcgGAACTTATTTTTTCCGTTtatatccgagtaaagaaaggatatAGTAAATACTTTATGTTGTGctaaaggttttattttccccttttttacactcatttattaatatttttaatcaaaaatggtcaaacaaaaatgcactcaataaaattagtgccattaaaatgaatttgcgttaacgattTGAGCCATTGGGGTGATCTGACTGAGCCTCTATTTATAGTAGTATAGGCAACTTGAGATGAACGACCTTTAAGAGTCATGAACCTCAAGTGTTGCTACACACTGTTCAATcacaacagttaaaaaaaataaataaataaataaataaaataaaataaaaaaacgtgtcCAACCTTTTCTGATTTGGCCAAATAAATCCACAGCTTCCTCCAAGTTGTAAACTTGTTATAATCACTGAAGTTATACGCCATTTCCTTGCTGGCGTACCGGGAAACAAGCGGAGATCGGTAACGCATGAATTCTTCCAGATTCCCCTCCATCACCGTGCGTTACAGAAAGTACACTACTATATTCTTTACACGCGTctcaatactactactactacttcttcttcttcttcttcttcttcttcttcctcctctggTGTTTTATGACGGTTTGGCAAACCAACGGAAAGGTGCATTACCGCCACCTACTGAACTGGAGTAGGAAGTGACCATagatttggaagaaaaaaatacatgaaaaaaagaagggaaattaaaacctaaattctatatatttttcctgtatttttaatgtttttaaataataattatttacactTGTTTCCTAACAGtacttttaaagaaatattgtcAACTCCTATCCATCCTAATTCTTGTATTAATTAGAATTTATCCCCTTCATACGCAGAACACTCATTAAGAATATGCCTTACTGTTTCTAATTCTCCCACCATTTAGCTTGAAGTGTGACGTGTCGGGGGTGGGGAGGCTGGAGGCGGAGGATATTTGgatcttaaattctgtaaatgaaatgttttaatcttAAATAACATATTACTGCTGAATGTACTTTTCCTTTTCCTGGACCGTTTTAAAGAGAAGTTggtcacacacatactgtatatcagttGCGGGCCATGcctttcacacctaggccttcagtggtgtcctacctaaatcaatccacctcttaataccatcgtTTTTTGTGCTATGGAAACAATCAATATACAGAGccgcagtaaaaaaaacaattgctgcatcacagacaggtttattaatataaaatattgctcacaaattatgggccactttctaaataataaaagtatagtgcatctactaatagttatatataaataaatcagtttttacagatgcaaatatgtttaaaaaaaagatgcattgtGATGCAAATGCAaacttgtatccaatgcacacttttaAAAACCATTCCCATTGTTAACTGCATGTTGATGCACCGATGTGAATCTGACCATCCTTAACAGAAACTCCAAGGCTCCCTTTGTCCCTGCTCACTAGCTATTGCAAACTCTAGTGTTGAGAGTCAACACAGAAGGATTTATTTCAGAATATTCTGCACCCTTGGTTCTCAGCCTGAATGCTTCAGATAATTTTTCTCTTGtcaaatacacatttacaaatatctagccatttaacatttattataaactcAAATAAAACTAAGCTGTATggtgttattaccaaagctacagcaacaacatgtcagttagatcctaTTCCAACTAAACTATTAAAGggagtgttacatacagctggtgagcctcttctgaatattattaactcctcactatctttaggtcacgtccctaaatccctcaagttagcagttattaagcccctcattaagaaacctcaacaagctatcaaattacagacccatttctaATCTCCCATTTAAGtctaagattaaaaaaaaaagactatctttgcccagttatgttccgacttacaagaaaacaatatttCTGAAGAGTtccagtcaggttttaggccacatcatagcacagaaactgctctagttaaaatcactaatgacctgtttttagcttcagaccaaggctacatctctctgttagttttactacaTCCTAGTGCTGTATTCGAcatatagatcatgatcttctcctagatcgcttacaaaattacattggcattcagggacaggcattaagctggtttaaatcctacctgtctgatcgttaccattttgtagacttaaatggagagctatccagatTAATgtaagtaaattatggcgtgccacaaggttcagttttAGGACCATtgattttcacaatatacattcttcccttaggaaatattattagaaggcatgggattagcttccagttagttattaaaatatattagttattttagacagcaacttgtcttttaaatatcatatcaaccatgttacaaaaacagccttctcccaccttagaaatattgctaagctaagaaacaagttatctatatctgatgcagagaagctcgtccatgacctccagaatataCTATTAAAATGCATCACTTGGAGGAtctcctgcatcattaataaacaagctacagttcgtccagaatgcagcagccagagttctcacaaggtcgagaaaatatgatcatataaccccaatcttatcatccctacactggctacctgttaagtttcggatcgactacaaactactgcttcttacttacaaaacacaaaatggtTTAGCTCTCATGTGTCTTTCCAgccttctaacacgctacaatccgtcaccctacctgagatctcaaaactctggacttctagtagttcctagaatagcaaagttcACTAAAGGTGGTatagcattttcacatttcgcttctaaactttggaatagtcttcctgacagtgttcagggctcagacactctctcccagtttaagtgcagattaaaaacatatctttttagcaaagcctacacataacacacatcacatcataaccttgtgctccagaacatttgatcaaatgcacattatcaacttatgcttgttaatatcatgaacagcagttACGCTAATTTTtcttcactgcttctctctctctacccatcccgaggcatcctaaagttgctccagccccagtcacgtccctccttatgaagattgtggacctttaaagattTAGATGGCGACCcgcgaaccatctagagacgtaccagtgccagctggattccacttcatgtggagtttggacattggacctctttgagtgtttaaaggctctggcatggagaaactggtgttggatctgtgatgatcgcaaatgttgagctactttatgagttgctcagtagctcctagttttataaccacaaatgactggaaaagactgtaaaaagaacattactcataaccTTACACTTCAGTGCTAATGTTatttctctctccagtgttcacCCAAATTAGGAtgggttctgcttttgagtctggttcctctcaaggtttcttcctcataacatctaagggagtttttctttgccacagtcgccatggctgcatatcaggaataaatacacaccattcaccattaactgttaatttctgtaaagctgctttgagacaatttcctTTGTGataagtgctatagaaataaacttgacttgacatgacttaaaataaaataaaagtgatgagttttgaaaaataaaaacaaaataattttgttgcaccatcaaaactgataataaaaaatatatataataataataataataataataataataataataataataataataaaactagcAATATTTTTAGGAAACTAATGTAACTCGACAATGTTATGACAGTAGAATAACAGAATTGATCGTTATCTTATTATAAGggacaagattttttttgttttaatttatcaaAGCCTAAAATTACTAACATTAGTTAACATGAGATACCTCACgattaatcacacatttcacatttttttttttttttataagaaaggacattgtaaataaacgtgtgttgtgttgaaggttttaattttgcttctttaatatttattcatttatatatatatatatatatatatatatatatatatatatatatatatatatatatatatatatatatactaatcgTGCGTTAATAAAACGTGTGCCATTAAAAAGAATTTGCTTTAacgcattatatatatatatatatatatatatatatatatatatatatatatatatatatatatatatgtgtgtgtgtgtgtgtaaataaaattatatatatatatatatatatatatatatatatatatatatatatatatatatatatatatatatatataaatgtgtaaataaaaaataaaattgtatgcCAATTATGATGGGAATCACATACACGCACGCAATACTTACAAAGGAATGCGCGCACATTCACATTCGCAGATAAACGCGCGGGCGCGCGCCCGCTATCACGCACGCAGGGTTCGCATCTTTCCAGGTTGGTCGATTCATCGAAGTTACGAATATTCGATTACATCGTGAACAATATATAGTTATAAAGCCTAATTAGTTGTATATAATAACAAGTAATTAAAGCAGTAAATGTACTACCCATGTGTCACtaaattatcttttatttattttttcatttaattattgtcACCCTGTCCCTTTATTTATCAGATCAGTAGCATGTGATTGCCCCACCAGAGCCAGTTGTACAGAAACGTGGGGCGGGATTACTGCTCGAGAGGAAGAAGAGAATACGAAGGGAGACAGAAAGGGGTTAGGAGGGGGGACACAGAGGAGCTACAACTCAGCACAAGATGGCTTCGGTTCCCTTCAGCCCAGCTCCTGGTAAGTGGCTACATAAAAACTATCCTTCctaatgtgtgtgcatgtctggtACACAAATGGCACTGCCACCATGTGCACGTCCTCTACCTCAAGGGGGTTTGTCTGGCATGCTGTTTCTCAGAGAAGAAATCGTTTTGCGATCACTGTAGCTCTAGCATTCTTAAGGGTTCTTTCCCTTGTCCTACTGAGGGAACCTGATAACAGAGGGCTGGTATTTCACAAATGGTTTTCAACCAGAACATATTTTTAAAGGTAGAACTATTAAAACCATTCAAAAACAATATTGAGAAATCTTCTTCTGAAGCTGTAGTTATGATCTGTTCGGATGTTTTTTGTAATCCAGATCAGTGGGAAAGTACCTTTCATTATTCACTAGTCTGGAATTGAATTTGAACTGTACAGCACTAAACAAATCTTTAGGGAAATGGGTTACAATGGCAGAAGACAAAATTGGGTCTTATTGAACAGGAATCTGATGCTGTAGTGGACATAGAATGATCAAAACTGGGCTGTAGAAGATGGGAAAAGACCAGGTGATGTTTTTAAACTGTTCTCTGTAAACCCAAAGTGTGTTATGTGTGAAATTACCAAGAGAACAGAAGTCTTTCACATACTAAACCCACTTTATTTTCAAGGATGACAAAGCATAATTTATCCCAATATAGTGTGCTTTTGTTTTCGAAAAGTTATTCATATCAATTTAGTGTAGCAGCACAACGACAAAATGTGAACTGTCACTTGTTACCACTTATATTATCTTGTTTCCTTTTGAGATTTTCTCATGATAGCAAGAACATACTTGGAATCAGCTCTTACATACCAGATGAATGATTAAACTGCATATGTTTTCTGCACACATTTCCATCATCATTGTGTGTCTTTATATGGTTGCCCCTTGGTTTGTTTTGTGTCTCACAATTGCGAATTGTGGTTTGGTTTTTGCTGGCCTTCACTCTCcttgattttttccccccacttctCCTAGGAGAGTCACCCTGTTTGCCAAAGAGGCATATACTTTTGCTGGGGTATCGTGGCTCAGGCAAGACCTCATCCTGTGCCACGATGACTGGCCAAGAGGACCTACAAGCCAGACCACACACTGAAGAATCTGTTCTTTGCACAAAGACATTTGACAACAGGCTCCTTCTTGTGGTGGACACTCCTGGATGGAACATGGATGATGAAGGTGCAGCAGGAGAAAAGCTGGACAGCCAGCACACCACAGTGGCCCACATCAGGCACCTGTGTTATCCCGGCATTCATGCTGTGCTACTGGTGGTGCCAATCGGAGAGCCGTTTACTGAACACCACAAAAAAGACATGGTGAAGCGTGTGGAGGCATTTGGGTTAGACGTATGGAAATTTTCTTTAGTATTGTTCACAAAGGCAGACAGGCTCTGGGGCAATGGTGTAGAAGAGTTTATTACAGATGGAGGAAAGCCACTTCAGAGACTGGTGGAGAGGTGTGGGAACCGATACCATGCGCTGGACAACACCTGCCCTGACAATAGCACACAGGTTAATGAGCTTGTGCAAAAGTTGGAAGAGATAGTGCAGGAAAATGAGGGATCCTTCTTTGCATTGAATGAAAGAGTTGAGACCCCTTCAAGTGAATGCATGCGGCAAGGAGAAGCAGAAGAGCGAACGATCACAGGTGATACAGAGATGACATCACCAATGTTTAGATCACCACCGCGAGGTGAGTTCTTCTCACAGTTCTCTGTTCTATATTtgtgaaaaagcttaacagtTATAGGAGTCACCTCaaaactaccgtaatttccggactataaagcgcacccatatataagccactgaattttacaaatatttttattttgaacataaattagtgtctacactgaaactaatgaactttacacaggctttaacgaaagacatgttacacatggtgtaacgggtgaaatatgttaaGCTACCTTTAGGAGCATATCTGTATTGTGGGAATAGCATTccactgcattttttccggtattactgcgtgtgtgcaagaccgaggattatgtcctcattattttctgatgctcatttctaagtttctttgactaacccataatgctgttgccaagaaaaataaaaaagcacgagttttggaaacctgtctgtgcttatatgatttctgttgcaa
Coding sequences within:
- the si:dkey-110g7.8 gene encoding GTPase IMAP family member 8, translated to MASVPFSPAPGESPCLPKRHILLLGYRGSGKTSSCATMTGQEDLQARPHTEESVLCTKTFDNRLLLVVDTPGWNMDDEGAAGEKLDSQHTTVAHIRHLCYPGIHAVLLVVPIGEPFTEHHKKDMVKRVEAFGLDVWKFSLVLFTKADRLWGNGVEEFITDGGKPLQRLVERCGNRYHALDNTCPDNSTQVNELVQKLEEIVQENEGSFFALNERVETPSSECMRQGEAEERTITGDTEMTSPMFRSPPRELRLLLVGWQGSGKSSAGNMILGGRKFESGCHTEVSLRRQAHVNGRRVTIVDTPGWDWFSVHRTPRHIKKEIKGGARLLYPGPHALLLVIPVISTLTSRKRRALESHLELFGEDASLHTMVLFSCGDWLGCTPIEEHLQKDGGQLLSLMEHCLNYYHVLDSTNANRGQEQVGELLLKVEEMVAQNEEQPFLPVKLYEEQDDEASCEKCSLQ